A DNA window from Paramormyrops kingsleyae isolate MSU_618 chromosome 10, PKINGS_0.4, whole genome shotgun sequence contains the following coding sequences:
- the egr1 gene encoding early growth response protein 1, whose protein sequence is MAAAKTEMVLPALQISDPLSFPHSPMDNYPKLEEMMLLNSTGTPFLSASAPEGAGFGSGEPGDQYDHLPGDTLPEISLNCEKTLAEQSFSTQRLPPISYTGRFTLEPAVNCSNSLWAEPIFSLVSGLVGMNPPTTSAPSSSASPTNTSTSSASSSSSSSSSSSTQSSSLSCSVHHSEPNPIYSAAPTYSSASPEIFPEQSQSFPSPAVSSSIQYPPPAYPNTKACTSSFPVPMIPDYLFPPQQSEISLVPPDQKPFQSQPGQQPSLTPLSTIKAFATQTGSQDLKSVYQSQLIKPSRMRKYPNRPSKTPPHERPYACPVETCDRRFSRSDELTRHIRIHTGQKPFQCRICMRNFSRSDHLTTHIRTHTGEKPFACEICGRKFARSDERKRHTKIHLRQKDKKVEKAAVAVAAPVSIPSPASSYPSPITSYPSPVSSCYSSPVHTSYPSPSIATTYPSVSSAFQTQVATHIYSSPVATPLSDMQSTLSPRTIEIC, encoded by the exons ATGGCTGCAGCCAAGACGGAGAtggtcctgcctgctctgcagATCTCTGATCCTCTGAGCTTCCCTCACTCGCCCATGGATAACTACCCCAAGCTGGAGGAGATGATGCTCCTCAACTCTACCGGGACCCCCTTCCTGAGCGCCTCAGCCCCAGAGGGGGCAGGTTTTGGGAGTGGGGAGCCAGGAGACCAGTACGACCACTTGCCTGGAG ATACGCTACCTGAGATCTCCCTGAACTGCGAGAAGACCCTGGCGGAGCAGAGCTTCTCCACCCAAAGGCTGCCACCCATATCCTACACGGGGCGCTTTACCCTCGAACCCGCAGTCAACTGCAGCAACAGTCTCTGGGCAGAACCCATCTTTAGCCTGGTCAGCGGGCTGGTGGGGATGAACCCCCCAACGACCTCTGCCCCGTCGTCCTCCGCCTCTCCGACCAACACCTCCACCTCCTCcgcttcttcctcctcctcttcctcctcctcttcctccacccaAAGCTCCAGCCTGAGCTGCTCCGTCCATCACAGCGAGCCGAACCCCATTTACTCCGCTGCGCCGACCTACTCCAGCGCCAGCCCCGAAATCTTTCCCGAACAAAGCCAGTCGTTCCCCAGCCCTGCAGTAAGCAGCTCCATCCAGTACCCACCCCCTGCCTACCCCAACACCAAGGCCTGCACCTCCAGCTTCCCCGTGCCAATGATCCCTGACTACCTCTTCCCCCCTCAGCAGAGTGAGATTTCCCTGGTGCCGCCCGACCAGAAGCCCTTCCAGTCCCAGCCCGGGCAACAGCCCTCCCTGACACCCCTGTCCACCATCAAAGCATTCGCCACCCAAACGGGCTCCCAGGACCTGAAGAGCGTCTACCAATCACAGTTGATCAAGCCCAGCCGCATGCGCAAGTACCCTAACCGGCCAAGCAAGACGCCCCCCCACGAGCGCCCCTACGCCTGCCCGGTGGAGACCTGCGACCGTCGCTTCTCCCGCTCGGACGAGCTGACGCGCCACATCCGCATCCACACGGGCCAGAAGCCCTTCCAGTGCCGCATCTGCATGCGCAACTTCAGCCGCAGCGACCACCTGACCACCCACATCCGCACGCACACCGGCGAGAAGCCCTTCGCCTGTGAGATCTGCGGCCGAAAGTTCGCCCGCAGCGACGAGCGTAAGAGGCACACCAAGATCCACCTGCGGCAGAAGGACAAGAAGGTGGAGAAGGCGGCGGTGGCTGTGGCGGCCCCAGTCTCCATCCCATCTCCAGCTTCCAGCTACCCCTCTCCCATCACCTCCTACCCTTCTCCAGTGTCCTCCTGTTACTCCTCACCGGTGCACACCTcctacccctccccctccatcgCCACCACTTACCCCTCAGTGTCCAGCGCATTTCAGACACAGGTAGCCACACA